The nucleotide window AGTACTCTGGATAGTTACGAATTCTTTGTCCATCAAGTTGTATTCTGCGGATGGTGGGAGGAGCTGATGATTTTTTTTGTGAAAAATATGTTGACAAGCGATGACGAGTTGAGCATATTATCGTGCTTTACTGTCTGCAACGGGGCCTGTAGCTCAGTTGGTAGAGCCACCGGCTCATAACCGGTCGGTCCCTGGTTCGAGTCCAGGTGGGCCCACCATTTGTACAACATCAGATTGACCATTGCCTTGGCAGCCAAGAGGCGGAAGTGACACTATCACCCAACGCACGCAAGAAAATTTTTTTGGGCCCAGACCGATCATACGGCCCCAGACCAAAAGGTGTGACCCGACCAGGTTGCACCTTTTTTTATTGAACCGGCAATATCCCCTGATCGTATGCCTTCTGCCGAAATCACAATCGAAACCATTCTGAAATCATTAGACGCTCTAGCCCCCTTTGCGTTGGCGGAGGATTGGGATAATGTCGGTCTTCTGGTCGGCGCTCTCAATGCCCCGGTGACTGGCATTATGATTGGACTCGACCCGACCACTTCTCTTCTTGACGAGGCGCTGAGCTATGGCGCTAACCTGGTCATCACTCATCACCCCGTTATCTTCCCATCCCTTAAAGTTATTCGTACCGACCAGCCGGCTGGCGCCTTCATTGCCAAAGCCCTGACCAATACAATTGGTGTTATTGCCTGTCATACCAACCTTGATGTAGCGCCGCGTGGGGTGAGCCATGCCTTGGCCGTACTCCTCGGGCTGACCGATGCCGTGCCTCTTAGCTCTGCCGGATCAGGGGACGCCGGGATTGGATTTGGTCAAATCGGGTTCCTGGCAGAGCCCATGAGCGGATCTGATTTCTTTGCAATGCTCGGTAAGGCGCTGAAGCTTCCTGCCCTTGCCGTAGCTGGGCCAATCCCCGACCGTGTGAGTCGAGTGGCTTTGTGCGGGGGCAGCGGCTCTGATCTGGCCATTGCAGCGCAGGCTGGTGGCGCCCACATCTATATCACGGCGGAGGTCAAGCACCATGTCGCGCGCTGGGCCG belongs to Desulfobulbaceae bacterium and includes:
- a CDS encoding Nif3-like dinuclear metal center hexameric protein → MPSAEITIETILKSLDALAPFALAEDWDNVGLLVGALNAPVTGIMIGLDPTTSLLDEALSYGANLVITHHPVIFPSLKVIRTDQPAGAFIAKALTNTIGVIACHTNLDVAPRGVSHALAVLLGLTDAVPLSSAGSGDAGIGFGQIGFLAEPMSGSDFFAMLGKALKLPALAVAGPIPDRVSRVALCGGSGSDLAIAAQAGGAHIYITAEVKHHVARWAEEVGFCVIDAGHFVTEAPISETLAPMLMAHLASQDITIP